A part of Thermomicrobiales bacterium genomic DNA contains:
- a CDS encoding DNA polymerase domain-containing protein has protein sequence MTEQEAEYAGDLFGVDPAPGIVAVERAGDRGIRIYHRTHDGVREQLVEFTPWLVVDAETVPNLPRQMSTTLLDGDGRLRVRCDAPNWAAWLDVYRWLREAGRPFATFTSAADQYLVDSGRGLFRGISFDTVVRAQIDIETLGLDPTVEGARILLVTAAINGESAIVFRGDELSEPDMIRALTAWLQSNDPDVIEGHNIFNFDLPYLIERARRYHLELEWGRDGSPVRVGGEQRFKAGARSIPYNAARIYGRHLVDTYQQIQRYDTAGQLSSYALKPAIRALGLARHDRTYVAGVDITAAWDHDRERLIHYAIDDVLDVNVLSELALPTEFYQTRILPRGLQSVATGGPGEKINDLMLRAYLSRGYSIPTPGPPRGYPGGYTELRRTGRFSPVVKCDIESLYPSIMLVDDIRPASDELGMFVPMLGVLTKRRLQAKRREQQSTGHDRAQWRGIQTSFKVLINSFYGYLGYSRGYFNDYDAAERVTLRGQDLIQNIVVQLESNGSRAIEVDTDGVFFEPPADVRTFASEEALVARVSETLPTGINLAHDGRFLGMLSLRLKNYALLGYDGTVTLKGSGLRSRREERFLGQFLHDEVARHLAPDQFGDPRQAYLDLAERIIDGRLGVDDVSRIETITDQTFISPATRRLAEAVHGERIGERVAVYERADGSLARASGFDDDANSSYLLRRLRDFAERFRPLYATDQEFHYTFPIVTQRTDLATLRAARPTSQLTLFDLMD, from the coding sequence ATGACAGAGCAAGAAGCAGAATACGCTGGTGATCTTTTCGGTGTCGACCCGGCACCAGGCATCGTCGCTGTCGAACGCGCTGGAGACCGCGGTATCCGTATCTATCACCGGACGCACGACGGTGTCCGCGAGCAGTTGGTGGAGTTCACGCCGTGGCTGGTTGTCGACGCCGAGACCGTGCCGAACCTTCCTCGCCAGATGTCCACGACTCTGCTCGATGGTGATGGTCGCCTACGCGTTCGTTGCGACGCCCCAAACTGGGCGGCGTGGCTCGATGTCTATCGATGGTTGCGCGAGGCCGGCCGGCCATTCGCCACGTTTACGAGCGCAGCCGATCAGTATCTTGTCGATTCAGGTCGCGGCCTCTTTCGCGGTATTTCGTTTGATACCGTGGTTCGAGCTCAGATCGACATCGAGACGCTCGGGCTCGACCCGACTGTTGAAGGCGCCCGCATTCTCCTCGTGACGGCCGCGATCAACGGCGAGTCAGCAATCGTATTCCGCGGGGACGAGCTGAGTGAGCCGGATATGATCCGGGCGTTGACGGCGTGGCTTCAATCGAACGATCCCGACGTTATCGAAGGTCACAACATCTTCAACTTCGACCTGCCGTATCTGATCGAACGCGCACGCCGGTACCACCTGGAGCTCGAGTGGGGTCGAGATGGCTCACCCGTTCGAGTTGGCGGAGAGCAACGCTTCAAGGCGGGGGCTCGATCCATCCCGTATAACGCCGCGCGGATCTACGGGCGCCATCTTGTCGACACCTATCAACAAATCCAACGCTACGACACGGCCGGACAACTCTCCTCATACGCCCTCAAGCCGGCGATCCGGGCACTCGGCCTTGCCCGTCACGACAGAACCTACGTTGCTGGGGTCGATATCACCGCGGCCTGGGATCATGATCGCGAACGCCTGATCCACTACGCGATCGATGATGTCCTCGATGTGAACGTACTGAGCGAGCTCGCGCTGCCGACTGAGTTCTATCAGACACGCATCCTGCCGCGGGGACTGCAATCAGTCGCGACAGGCGGGCCGGGTGAGAAGATCAACGATCTGATGCTCCGAGCATATCTGTCGAGAGGCTACAGCATCCCAACGCCGGGCCCCCCACGGGGGTACCCGGGCGGATACACCGAGTTGCGCCGGACTGGTCGCTTTTCCCCGGTGGTCAAGTGCGACATTGAGAGTCTGTACCCTTCAATCATGCTGGTGGATGACATCCGCCCGGCATCTGACGAGCTTGGTATGTTTGTTCCAATGCTCGGGGTTCTCACTAAGCGCAGACTCCAGGCCAAGCGACGCGAGCAGCAAAGCACCGGGCACGATCGCGCGCAGTGGCGCGGCATTCAGACCAGCTTCAAAGTACTGATCAACTCGTTCTATGGGTATCTCGGCTATTCGCGAGGCTATTTCAACGACTACGATGCCGCCGAACGGGTCACGCTCCGTGGGCAGGACCTCATCCAGAACATTGTCGTGCAACTCGAATCGAACGGCTCACGAGCAATCGAGGTTGACACCGACGGTGTCTTCTTCGAGCCTCCTGCGGATGTCAGAACGTTCGCGTCGGAGGAGGCGCTCGTGGCGCGCGTCAGCGAGACGCTTCCAACCGGAATCAATCTCGCTCACGATGGTCGCTTCTTGGGGATGCTATCCCTGCGGCTCAAGAACTACGCGCTCCTCGGATACGATGGCACGGTAACACTGAAGGGAAGCGGGCTACGAAGTCGACGCGAAGAACGCTTTTTGGGCCAGTTCCTCCACGATGAGGTTGCGCGGCATCTCGCACCCGATCAGTTTGGTGATCCGCGCCAGGCCTATCTCGATCTCGCAGAGCGCATCATCGACGGCCGGCTCGGTGTCGACGACGTATCACGCATCGAAACCATAACGGACCAGACGTTCATCAGTCCGGCCACCAGGCGTCTGGCCGAGGCCGTCCACGGTGAAAGGATTGGAGAACGGGTGGCAGTGTATGAGCGCGCGGACGGATCTCTCGCAAGAGCATCCGGGTTCGACGACGACGC
- a CDS encoding phosphoribosyltransferase family protein, protein MATIVCLHDSPIDVLVPVPLHRAKERARGFNQSWLIARHLATHVEIEAVDALVRIRETRSQVQLDAGQRRENVRGAFVARRQLRGMRVLLVDDVLTTGSTLVECAIACRKAGAESVCAVTVATA, encoded by the coding sequence TTGGCGACCATCGTGTGTTTGCACGACTCGCCGATCGACGTCCTCGTTCCGGTGCCGCTGCATCGCGCGAAGGAACGAGCCCGCGGCTTCAACCAGTCGTGGCTCATCGCTCGGCATCTGGCCACTCATGTGGAGATCGAGGCAGTGGACGCACTGGTGAGGATTCGTGAGACGCGGTCGCAAGTTCAGCTCGACGCAGGCCAACGCCGGGAGAACGTCAGGGGTGCTTTCGTCGCTCGCCGTCAACTTCGTGGAATGCGCGTGTTGCTCGTTGATGATGTTCTCACTACGGGATCGACTCTCGTCGAGTGCGCGATTGCCTGTCGGAAGGCGGGGGCCGAGTCAGTGTGTGCGGTGACCGTCGCGACGGCGTAG